The sequence CATGTTTGGTGTGAGAACCACATCACATTTTCAGTATTccagtatcacattttcatttcatttcattacagtacaacggtttgatttgtttgatcgtagctagctacatagctagctacatagccgtctttgcatcaaagataattgtgtagtctagagcgattttctaggttagctagccagctattgtcgttcttttaacgcaacgtaacgtaatcaacactgctagctagccagctagcccccgaatagcagcactgtagaaactattacactcaacggaacgacttgactagtgtagtgtcaacaacgcagccactgccagctagcctacaaagtcaacaacgcagccactgccagctagcctacttcagcagtactgtatcatcttaatcattttagtcaataagattcttgctacgtaagcttaactttctgaacattcgagacgcgtagtccacttgtcattccaatctcctttgcattagcgtagtctcttctgtagcctgtcaactatgtgtctgtctatccctgttctctcctctctgcacagaccatacaaacgctccacaccgcgtggccgcggccaccctaatctggtggtcccagcgcgcacgacccacgtggagttccaggtctccggtagcctctggaactgccgatctgcggccaacaaggcagagttcatctcagcctatgcctccctccagtccctcgacttcttggcactgacggaaacatggatcaccacagataacactgctactcctactgctctctcctcgtccgcccacgtgttctcgcacaccccgagagcttctggtcagcggggtggtggcaccgggatcctcatctctcccaagtggtcattctctctttctccccttacccatctgtctatcgcctcctttgaattccatgctgtcacagttaccagccctttcaagcttaacatccttatcatttatcgccctccaggttccctcggagagttcatcaatgagcttgatgccttgataagctcctttcctgaagacggctcacctctcacagttctgggcgactttaacctccccacgcctacctttgactcattcctccctgcctccttctttccactcctctcctcttttgacctcaccctctcaccttccccccctactcacaaggcaggcaatacgctcgacctcatctttactagatgctgttcttccactaacctcattgcaactcccctccaagtctccgaccactaccttgtatccttttccctctcgctctcatccaacacttcccacactgcccctactcggatggtatcgcgccgtcccaaccttcgctctctctcccccgctactctctcctcttccatcctatcatctcttccctctgctcaaaccttctccaacctatctcctgattctgcctcctcaaccctcctctcctccctttctgcatcctttgactctctatgtcccctatcctccaggccggctcggtcctcccctcccgctccgtggctcgacgactcattgcgagctcacagaacagggctccgggcagccgagcggaaatggaggaaaactcgcctccctgcggacctggcatcctttcactccctcctctctacattttcctcttctgtctctgctgctaaagccaatttctaccactctaaattccaagcatctgcctctaaccctaggaagctctttgccaccttctcctccctcctgaatcctcctccccctccccccccctcctccctctctgctgatgacttcgtcaaccattttgaaaagaaggtcgacgacatccgatcctcgtttgctaagtcaaacgacaccgctggttctgctcacactgccctaccctgtgctctgacctctttctcccctctctctccagatgaaatctcgcgtcttgtgatggccggccgcccaacaacctgcccgcttgaccctatcccctcctctcttctccagaccatttccggagaccttctcccttacctcacctcgctcatcaactcatccctgaccgctggctacgtcccttccgtcttcaagagagcgagagttgcaccccttctgaaaaaacctacactcgatccctccgatgtcaacaactacagaccagtatcccttctttcttttctctccaaaactcttgaacgtgccgtccttggccagctctcccgctatctctctcagaatgaccttcttgatccaaatcagtcaggtttcaagactagtcattcaactgagactgctcttctctgtatcacggaggcgctccgcactgctaaagctaactctctctcctctgctctcatccttctagacctatcggctgccttcgatactgtgaaccatcagatcctcctctccaccctctccgagttgggcatctccggcgcggcccacgcttggattgcgtcctacctgacaggtcgctcctaccaggtggcgtggcgagaatctgtctcctcaccacgtgctctcaccactggtgtcccccagggctctgttctaggccctctcctattctcgctatacaccaagtcacttggctctgtcataacctcacatggtctctcctatcattgctatgcagacgacacacaactaatcttctcctttcccccttctgatgaccaggtggcgaatcgcatctctgcatgtctggcagacatatcagtgtggatgacggatcaccacctcaagctgaacctcggcaagacggagctgctcttcctcccggggaaggactgcccgttccatgatctcgccatcacggttgacaactccattgtgtcctcctcccagagcgctaagaaccttggcgtgatcctggacaacaccctgtcgttctcaactaacatcaaggcggtggcccgttcctgtaggttcatgctctacaacatccgcagagtacgaccctgcctcacacaggaagcggcgcaggtcctaatccaggcacttgtcatctcccgtctggattactgcaactcgctgttggctgggctccctgcctgtgccattaaacccctacaactcatccagaacgccgcagcccgtctggtgttcaaccttcccaagttctctcacgtcaccccgctcctccgctctctccactggcttccagttgaagctcgcatccgctacaagaccatggtgcttgcctacggagctgtgaggggaacggcacctcagtacctccaggctctgatcaggccctacacccaaacaagggcactgcgttcatccacctctggcctgctcgcctccctaccactgaggaagtacagttcccgctcagcccagtcaaaactgttcgctgctctggccccccaatggtggaacaaactccctcacgacgccaggacagcggagtcaatcaccaccttccggagacacctgaaaccccatctctttaaggaatacctaggataggataaagtaatccttctcacccccccccccccccttaaaagatttagatgcactattgtaaagtggctgttccactggatgtcataaggtgaatgcaccaatttgtaagtcgctctggataagagcgtctgctaaataacttaaatgtaatgtaaatgtaaacaaaaggagaagagaagagaaaataggaggagaggggagttgggaggagtagaggggagaggaaaaaggaggagaggagagaatagagaggagagaatagagaggagagaatagagaggaggggaggaggggaggggagaggagaggagagagacgaggggagaggagttgagaggagtagaggggagaggggagaggagaggagaaaggaaaaaggaggaggggaggggaaaggaggggagggtagGTGGAGAGGACAAGAGACTATCGTTCATACACATAGTGATAGTAGTGAATGTGAATCCATAACCTTCCAATACTGGGGGTGGGGAGTCCTGATTCAGTTTCTGATCACCAGCTCTGTCCATCTACAGTACAAAGTCCTCTGGACTGGCAGACttagcctgtgtcccaaatggcaccctatttgtcaaaagtagttcactatagggaagagggtgtcacgccctgatctgtctcacctgtcctcgttattgtctccaccccctccaggtgtcgctgattttccccagtgtatttatccctgtgtttcctgtctctctgggccagtgtattcatccctgtgtttcctgtctctctgtaccagtgtatttatccctgtgtttcctgtctctctgtaccagtgtatttatccctgtgtttcctgtctccctgtaccagtgtatttatccctgtgtttcctgtctctctgtaccagtgtatttatccctgtgtttcctgtctccctgtaccagtgtatttatccctatgtttcctgtctctctgtaccagtgtatttatccctatgtttcctgtctctttgtaccagtgtatttatccctgtgtttcctgtctctctgtgccagtgtatttatccctgtgtttcctgtctctctgtgccagtgtatttatccctgtgtttcctgtctctctgtgccagtgtatttatccctgtgtttcctgtctctctgtgccagtgtatttatccctgtgtttcctctctctctgtaccagtgtatttatccctgtgtttcctgtctctctgtaccagtgtatttatccctgtgtttcctgtctctctgtaccagtgtatttatccctgtgtttcctgtctctctgtaccagtgtatttatccctgtgtttcctgtctctctgtaccagtgtatttatccctgtgtttcctgtctctctgtaccagtgtatttatccctgtgtttcctgtctctctctgccagtgtatttatccctgtgtttcctgtctctctgtaccagtgtatttatccctgtgtttcctgtctctctgtgccagtgtatttatccctgtgtttcctgtctccctgtaccagtgtatttatccctgtgtttcctgtctctctgtaccagtgtatttatccctatgtttcctgtctctctgtaccagtgtatttattcctgtgtgtcctgtctctctgtaccagtgtatttatccctgtttcctgtctctctgtaccagtgtatttatccctgtgtttcctgtctctctgtaccagtgtatttatccctgtgtttcctgtctctctgtaccagtgtatttatccctgtgtttcctgtctcactgtaccagtgtatttatccctgtgtttcctgtctctctgtaccagtgtatttatccctgtgtttcctgtctctctgtaccagtgtatttatccctatgtttcctgtctctctgtaccagtgtatttattcctgtgtgtcctgtctctctgtaccagtgtatttatccctgtgtttcctgtctctctgtaccagtgtatttatccctgtgtttcctgtctctctgtaccagtgtatttatccctgtgtttcctgtctctctgtaccagtgtatttatccctgtgtttcctgtctctctgtaccagtgtatttatccctgtgtttcctgtctctctgtaccagtgtatttatccctgtgtttcctgtctctctgtaccagtgtatttatccctgtgtttcctgtctctctgtaccagtgtatttatccctgtgtttcctgtctctctgtaccagtgtatttatccctgtgtttcctgtctctctgtaccagtgtatttatccctgtgtttcctgtctccctgtaccagtgtatttatccctgtgtttcctgtctctctgtaccagtgtatttatccctgtgtttcctgtctctctgtaccagtgtatttatccctgtgtttcctgtctctctgtaccagtgtatttatccctgtgtttcctgtctcgctgtaccagtgtatttaaccctgtttcctgtctctttgtgccagttcgtcttgtatgttagtcatgtcaaccagcgtgtttttcccgtactccttttgctattctctttttgctagtcttcccggttttgacccctgcctgactctggactactttcccgcctgcctgatcatcctgcctgcccttCGGACCTTTTTGGACtatgaactggttttgacccttctgtcagtccacgaccattctcttgccttaaAATATTTATTAGTCCAGTAgggtaagactccaaccatctgcctcctgtgtctgcatctgggtcttgccttgtgtcatgatatagggtgccatttgaaatgCATCCTACTGTTGGCCCCAATTAAAGCATTAACAGGACAGTTTGTTACACAGAGCCTGAGCAGAGAGGTTTGGACATAAagtgaacatagttactgttagaaggctgcagtatgaacatagttacagttagaaggctgcagtatgaacatagttactgttagaaggctgcagtatgaacatagctactgttagaaggctgcagtatgaacatagttactgttagaaggctgcagtatgaacatagttactgttagaaggctgcagtatgaacatagttactgttagaaggctgcagtatgaacatagctactgttagaaggctgcagtatgaacatagttactgttagaaggctgcagtatgaacatagttactgttagaaggctgcagtatgaacatagctactgttagaaggctgcagtatgaacatagttactgttagaaggctgcagtatgaacatagttactgttagaaggctgcagtatgaacatagttactgttagaaggctgcagtatgaacatagctactgttagaaggctgcagtatgaacatagttactgttagaaggctgcagtatgaacatagttacagttagaaggctgcagtatgaacatagctactgttagaaggctgcagtatgaacatagttactgttagaaggctgcagtatgaacatagttactgttagaaggctgcagtatgaacatactgttagaaggctgcagtatgaacatagctactgttagatggctgcagtatgaacatagttactgttagaaggctgcagtatgaacatagttactgttagaaggctgcagtatgaacatagttactgttagaaggctgcagtatgaacatagttactgttagaaggctgcagtatgaacatagttacagttagaaggctgcagtatgaacacatagctactgttagaaggctgcagtatgaacatagctactgttagaaggctgcagtatgaacatagttactgttagaaggctgcagtatgaacatagttactgttagaaggctgcagtatgaacatagttactgttagaaggctgcagtatgaacatagctactgttagaaggctgcagtatgaacatacagttagaaggctgcagtatgaacatagttactgttagaaggctgcagtatgaacatagttactgttagaaggctgcagtatgaacatagttactgttagaaggctgcagtatgaacatagttactgttagaaggctgcagtatgaacatagttactgttagaaggctgcagtatgaacatagttactgttagaaggctgcagtatgaacatagttactgttagaaggctgcagtatgaacatagttacagttagaaggctgcagtatgaacatagttactgttagaaggctgcagtatgaacatagttactgttagaaggctgcagtatgaacacaTAGCTacagttagaaggctgcagtatgaacatagctactgttagaaggctgcagtatgaacatacagttagaaggctgcagtatgaacatagttactgttagaaggctgcagtatgaacatagttactgttagaaggctgcagtatgaacatagttactgttagaaggctgcagtatgaacatagttactgttagaaggctgcagtatgaacatagttactgttagaaggctgcagtatgaacatagttactgttagaaggctgcagtatgaacatagttactgttagaaggctgcagtatgaacatagctactgttagaaggctgcagtatgaacatacagttagaaggctgcagtatgaacatagctactgttagaaggctgcagtatgaacatagctactgttagaaggctgcagtatgaacatagttactgttagaaggctgcagtatgaacatagttactgttagaaggctgcagtatgaacatagttactgttagaaggctgcagtatgaacatacagttagaaggctgcagtatgaacatagttactgttagaagg comes from Salvelinus alpinus chromosome 21, SLU_Salpinus.1, whole genome shotgun sequence and encodes:
- the LOC139548329 gene encoding uncharacterized protein, yielding MTDHHLKLNLGKTELLFLPGKDCPFHDLAITVDNSIVSSSQSAKNLGVILDNTLSFSTNIKAVARSCRFMLYNIRRVRPCLTQEAAQVLIQALVISRLDYCNSLLAGLPACAIKPLQLIQNAAARLVFNLPKFSHVTPLLRSLHWLPVEARIRYKTMVLAYGAVRGTAPQYLQALIRPYTQTRALRSSTSGLLASLPLRKYSSRSAQSKLFAALAPQWWNKLPHDARTAESITTFRRHLKPHLFKEYLG